One Pseudorhodoplanes sinuspersici DNA segment encodes these proteins:
- a CDS encoding protein-L-isoaspartate O-methyltransferase family protein: MADFAALRRTMVDTQVRTADVTDRPLIHAMLETPRELFVPKSSSGLAYLDLDLPVGGEGRRMLKPMVLAKMLQALNIAPEDRALDVGCATGYAAALLSQLAASVVALEQDEALFHAAKTTLAQTGNIEIVQGILVDGYPKAAPYDVILVEGCIGVEPEKLCQQLADGGRLVCISGTGPATKATLYQRDLDDMTSQAIFDASGASLPGFAKPAAFVF; encoded by the coding sequence ATGGCCGATTTCGCAGCCTTGCGCCGTACGATGGTGGACACACAGGTCCGCACCGCCGATGTCACCGATCGTCCTTTGATTCACGCGATGCTGGAAACACCGCGCGAGCTGTTCGTACCAAAATCGTCGTCCGGCCTGGCTTATCTCGATCTCGATTTGCCGGTGGGCGGGGAGGGCCGCCGTATGCTGAAGCCGATGGTTCTGGCAAAAATGCTTCAGGCCCTCAACATCGCGCCGGAAGATCGAGCATTGGATGTGGGTTGCGCCACGGGATATGCGGCGGCGCTGCTGTCACAACTGGCGGCTTCGGTGGTCGCGCTGGAGCAGGATGAGGCACTTTTCCACGCGGCCAAAACGACTTTGGCGCAGACAGGCAATATTGAGATCGTTCAGGGGATTCTGGTAGATGGATACCCGAAGGCCGCGCCTTATGATGTGATTCTGGTCGAAGGCTGCATCGGGGTGGAACCCGAAAAGCTCTGCCAGCAGCTTGCTGACGGCGGCCGCCTCGTCTGTATCTCCGGAACAGGTCCCGCGACCAAAGCCACCCTATACCAGCGAGACCTCGACGACATGACCAGTCAGGCCATTTTTGATG